From one Peredibacter starrii genomic stretch:
- a CDS encoding transposase codes for MNKKQLSLNLYQGKSGGRRPGSGRKRIHSKGVAHRIREKVTNRTPLHINFKYRTFIKNKYCLKLLKRAIINARAHGLRIIHFSLQSNHVHLIIEAENNDTLTKGMRSLTITFAKGLNKGKVQIERYHLHVLKTIKETKHAVQYVLFNQQKHGAAGAASDDCKDLQSRSRMRREEKGHIFED; via the coding sequence ATGAACAAAAAACAACTCAGTCTAAATCTCTATCAAGGTAAATCTGGCGGTAGACGTCCGGGATCGGGAAGAAAAAGAATCCATTCAAAAGGCGTCGCTCATCGCATCCGAGAAAAGGTTACGAACAGAACTCCACTCCATATCAATTTCAAATATCGAACCTTCATCAAGAACAAGTACTGCCTCAAACTTTTGAAAAGGGCAATTATCAATGCCCGCGCACATGGGCTTAGGATCATTCATTTTTCACTTCAGTCCAATCATGTGCATTTGATTATCGAAGCTGAAAACAACGATACTCTGACTAAGGGGATGCGTTCTTTGACTATCACTTTCGCCAAAGGGCTTAATAAAGGGAAAGTTCAAATTGAGCGTTACCACCTGCATGTTTTGAAAACTATCAAGGAAACCAAGCATGCCGTTCAGTATGTCCTCTTCAATCAGCAAAAACACGGAGCCGCAGGAGCGGCGAGCGACGACTGCAAAGATTTGCAGTCCCGTAGCAGGATGCGGAGGGAAGAAAAAGGGCACATATTCGAAGATTGA
- a CDS encoding DUF423 domain-containing protein — translation MTLHPLAKKSLVIGSMFLCLGVLVGAFGAHGLKNIVSPEKLVTFETGVRYHFYHALGMILIALVQQTFQNLRLNVSYYSFFVGILLFSCNCYFYALTDIKTFAMVVPLGGLMFVLGWGALTFQALKLR, via the coding sequence ATGACTTTACATCCGTTGGCTAAAAAATCCCTCGTTATTGGTTCTATGTTTCTATGCTTAGGTGTTTTAGTTGGTGCTTTCGGCGCCCACGGTTTAAAGAACATCGTCTCACCAGAGAAGCTAGTGACTTTTGAAACGGGTGTTCGCTATCACTTCTATCACGCGCTCGGGATGATTCTCATCGCGCTTGTTCAGCAAACTTTTCAAAATCTTCGTTTGAATGTCTCTTACTATTCGTTCTTCGTGGGGATTTTGCTCTTCTCTTGTAACTGCTACTTCTACGCATTGACTGACATCAAGACCTTCGCCATGGTGGTACCATTAGGCGGCCTTATGTTCGTCCTTGGCTGGGGAGCTTTAACTTTTCAGGCCCTAAAACTTAGGTAG
- a CDS encoding DUF2786 domain-containing protein yields the protein MLIYDQTTLAFTQKAEAFLKEILIELGFEVKRNRFVCNKYLFPINVVAFEGKEWGHFNAPYMQIGLNRKLIYLAKDSVVRDILRHELAHYLTSIYYPKFTTSHGPEFREICQRFKFPEDIAKATMDLETANLDKEGDLYSEKVLEKVKKLLQLAQSSNAHEAELATLKANELLLRHNLDYLKGREEPIYMDRLLIQGRKDSKLSAIYEILRHFIVKPVISMGRNTCCLEVSGTLTNVKLAGYVANFLNQELDHMWEEARKEYGFSGLREKNSFFLGVAKGFNLKMQKAKESYSTEDRKALVVVEKQLEIDTQMIYRRLTFSRSGHQSDARANELGVIKGQNLTIRNAVEGKAKNLFLSFSKS from the coding sequence ATGCTTATCTACGATCAGACCACACTTGCTTTCACTCAAAAGGCCGAAGCTTTCCTGAAGGAAATCCTGATAGAGCTTGGCTTTGAAGTTAAACGTAACAGATTTGTTTGTAACAAATACCTCTTCCCCATCAATGTCGTGGCATTCGAGGGCAAGGAATGGGGACACTTTAATGCTCCCTACATGCAGATTGGTCTGAACCGTAAATTGATCTATCTGGCAAAGGACAGTGTCGTTCGAGATATCTTAAGACACGAGCTTGCCCACTACCTCACCAGCATTTACTACCCGAAGTTTACCACTTCCCATGGGCCAGAGTTCCGTGAGATCTGCCAACGCTTCAAATTTCCTGAAGACATTGCAAAAGCAACCATGGACCTAGAAACGGCCAATCTGGACAAAGAGGGAGACCTCTATTCCGAGAAGGTCCTGGAGAAGGTTAAAAAACTTTTACAACTCGCTCAAAGCTCAAATGCTCATGAAGCGGAGCTCGCCACTTTAAAGGCCAATGAGCTGCTTTTAAGACATAACCTGGATTATTTAAAGGGCCGCGAAGAGCCTATTTATATGGACCGCCTTCTGATCCAGGGCCGCAAAGACTCAAAGCTCTCTGCCATTTACGAAATTCTCCGTCACTTTATCGTGAAGCCAGTGATCTCTATGGGCCGCAATACCTGTTGCCTGGAGGTTTCAGGCACGCTTACGAACGTAAAGCTAGCGGGCTATGTGGCCAATTTCTTAAACCAGGAACTGGATCACATGTGGGAAGAGGCCAGAAAGGAATATGGCTTTTCGGGACTCCGTGAGAAAAACTCCTTTTTCTTAGGCGTGGCGAAGGGCTTCAATCTTAAAATGCAAAAGGCCAAGGAAAGTTATAGCACCGAGGACCGCAAGGCCCTGGTAGTGGTTGAAAAGCAGCTGGAAATAGATACACAGATGATTTACCGCCGTCTCACTTTTAGCCGCTCGGGTCATCAATCAGACGCCCGCGCCAATGAACTTGGGGTCATTAAAGGTCAGAACCTCACCATCCGGAATGCGGTGGAAGGCAAAGCAAAAAACCTTTTCCTCTCATTCTCAAAGTCTTAA
- a CDS encoding 7-carboxy-7-deazaguanine synthase QueE codes for MTTLLINSIYRATEGEGIHIGIPQIFVRFQGCHVGCVNCDTKETWDFDPSYTKSLDEVMEQVETLSQNIIKRVSITGGDPLHPSHIPSLIELIKELKNRGYFINIEAAGTRIVKDVFDQVDFVSYDFKTPSTTVKTSKELLLKFLLEYGHKAQIKAVVADKKDFEATFDAFHFVKAQGSAPTAPWCLTPCFEPGEAFPMNRFQQVVQLNEQFGLPFRVIGQQHKWVYGPEAKLV; via the coding sequence ATGACAACACTCCTCATCAACTCTATCTATCGTGCCACCGAAGGCGAAGGAATCCATATTGGAATCCCTCAAATTTTCGTGCGCTTTCAGGGTTGTCACGTAGGTTGTGTGAACTGTGATACCAAGGAAACTTGGGACTTCGATCCATCATACACAAAGTCGTTAGACGAAGTCATGGAACAGGTTGAGACTCTTTCACAAAATATTATCAAGCGTGTTTCTATCACTGGTGGAGATCCTCTTCATCCGTCTCATATTCCCTCTCTGATCGAGCTGATCAAAGAGCTGAAGAATCGTGGTTACTTCATCAATATTGAGGCCGCTGGTACTCGTATTGTGAAAGATGTTTTTGATCAGGTTGATTTTGTTTCTTACGATTTCAAAACTCCATCAACGACAGTGAAGACTTCTAAAGAACTTCTTCTGAAGTTCCTTCTTGAATACGGCCACAAGGCCCAGATCAAAGCGGTGGTGGCAGATAAGAAAGACTTCGAAGCCACATTTGATGCCTTCCATTTCGTTAAAGCTCAAGGTTCAGCTCCGACAGCTCCATGGTGTTTAACTCCATGTTTTGAGCCAGGAGAGGCCTTCCCAATGAACAGATTTCAACAAGTTGTGCAGCTTAATGAGCAGTTCGGACTGCCTTTTCGCGTAATTGGCCAACAACATAAATGGGTCTACGGCCCTGAAGCCAAATTAGTTTAA
- a CDS encoding alkaline phosphatase D family protein — translation MQIFALLLLLSLSSFAQTNHDRLSNLTTIKRFAFGSCNDQNDKQPLWNDVIKQKPDLWVWGGDNIYADWGKSDALERAYKIQNAKPDYAKFKSMTPMIGTWDDHDYAYNNADGNLAFKKKSQSLHLDFFDVPADSPRRLQEGIYTSHQFLGEGGQKIKFIILDNRYFKDVDPKAPMLGETQWQWLEDELKTSTADLHFFVVGLSVFSPTLPYTEEWWHYPKEVERMQKVLKDVKAPVFLTGDKHFSSIFKYWGQLEFLSSGMTHTVNRKAWWYIGRKYPKTFFGISYGQVDISWADSMPILKMSIRNASGRDIHPTTWRWEKGNWIK, via the coding sequence ATGCAAATCTTTGCACTGCTCTTACTGCTCTCACTTTCTTCTTTCGCTCAAACCAATCACGACCGACTCTCCAATCTCACCACCATCAAACGTTTCGCTTTCGGCTCCTGCAATGATCAGAATGACAAACAGCCTTTGTGGAACGACGTGATTAAACAAAAACCTGATCTTTGGGTCTGGGGAGGAGACAACATTTACGCAGATTGGGGAAAGTCAGATGCATTGGAGCGGGCCTACAAAATTCAAAATGCCAAACCCGATTATGCAAAATTTAAATCCATGACCCCTATGATCGGAACCTGGGACGATCATGATTACGCTTACAACAATGCCGATGGAAATCTTGCCTTCAAAAAAAAGAGCCAGTCCCTCCACTTGGATTTTTTTGATGTGCCGGCCGATTCTCCACGAAGACTTCAAGAAGGAATTTATACGAGCCATCAATTTCTGGGTGAAGGCGGACAAAAAATAAAATTCATCATTCTTGATAATCGCTATTTTAAAGACGTAGATCCAAAAGCACCAATGCTCGGAGAAACTCAATGGCAGTGGCTCGAGGATGAACTTAAAACGAGTACCGCTGATTTACATTTTTTTGTCGTGGGCCTCTCAGTCTTCTCACCTACTCTTCCTTACACCGAAGAATGGTGGCATTACCCGAAAGAAGTAGAGCGCATGCAAAAGGTTTTAAAAGACGTGAAGGCCCCCGTTTTTCTCACTGGTGATAAACACTTCTCGAGTATTTTTAAATATTGGGGCCAATTAGAGTTTCTCTCCAGTGGCATGACCCATACAGTGAATCGCAAGGCCTGGTGGTACATAGGAAGAAAATATCCAAAAACATTTTTTGGTATCTCTTACGGACAAGTGGATATCTCTTGGGCAGATAGTATGCCGATCTTAAAAATGTCCATTCGAAATGCTTCCGGCAGAGACATTCATCCAACGACCTGGAGATGGGAGAAAGGAAATTGGATCAAATGA
- a CDS encoding PaaI family thioesterase: MKSFTEIFKSINKFDQENELTFEIHSPGSITYKMTVKEKHLSSPNIAHGAVIAGFMDCVLGLSALSEAVTRENLTSTVEFKINYIRPVKLGEELIGTGKVIHKGKSLIISSGEIRVGGELVAVGQGTFNTYPFAKKDFLNDFTSVG; this comes from the coding sequence ATGAAAAGCTTCACCGAGATTTTTAAGTCCATTAATAAGTTTGACCAGGAAAACGAACTCACCTTTGAGATTCACTCTCCCGGTTCCATTACCTACAAAATGACGGTTAAAGAGAAGCACTTGAGTTCACCTAATATTGCTCATGGTGCAGTCATTGCGGGCTTTATGGATTGTGTGCTCGGTCTTTCCGCGCTTTCAGAAGCTGTGACTCGTGAGAACCTCACGTCGACAGTTGAATTCAAAATTAACTACATTCGTCCGGTGAAACTCGGTGAAGAACTGATTGGCACTGGAAAAGTAATTCACAAAGGTAAGAGTCTCATTATTAGTTCAGGAGAAATTCGCGTGGGCGGAGAACTCGTGGCCGTGGGGCAAGGAACATTTAACACTTACCCATTTGCTAAAAAGGACTTCTTAAATGACTTTACATCCGTTGGCTAA
- a CDS encoding PKD domain-containing protein, whose translation MTNRKLIVPALLLTLSFSEANARPGLKPVTKNELKYMQKELGIKRIKRVKPNTLGLKRVNAERARKGLSELPTSAMKYGKETEVDSVSDVDSELVGAISSEVSTEDFGGAMPSAVDNSLLPSFPTIGNQILGSCAAWAMGYYQHSHNNGLAMGWVNNTTTDNTHKCSTKFVYNMINDGVDGGAYFADALSVLEKHGCVPWNVWPEDTNYREWNTNLDHLQTALSRRNNPAQYITNVDTAAGLEQVKQLLNNGYVLTYGTYITSWTYTTIKADPAQTSNPLAGQQVMRYMNGTVDGHGMTIVGYDDNAWVDINNNNVVDAGEKGVLKIANSFGTSWKNKGYVFLAYDALKAVSAVQGGPSSGRVAAFMSNRVYHQVPRSANGVAYKPKYLAKFSLNHARRNQLAVKFGWSTTAYSSATSTFTPFMLYNKGGAYAFNGTTTAVTSTFLMDISDLPFNGSDNKVYFTMTDNSTGYPATLSSFEVMDVVNSTQSAASIPTPVTADGGSKTVSMNYVPSNANMAPVANMTASVTSGYAPLAVNFDGGASSDSDGTIASYFWNFGDGTTASGAYVTKTYNNSGSFTATLTVTDNDGTTSSTTKTINVSAVSTTDTTKPVVTLTSPANGAKYARYATVPAAATATDNKAVTKVIFYVNGFKKCTDSTAPYTCNFSMPRGTSVSVKARAYDAANNYADSSTNYISN comes from the coding sequence ATGACCAACAGGAAGTTGATCGTTCCCGCCCTACTTTTAACTCTTTCATTCTCAGAAGCGAATGCGAGACCCGGGCTAAAACCAGTCACGAAAAACGAACTTAAATACATGCAAAAAGAACTTGGTATTAAACGTATCAAGCGCGTGAAACCCAATACCTTGGGACTGAAACGAGTGAATGCAGAAAGGGCCCGTAAAGGTCTATCTGAATTACCTACTTCGGCCATGAAGTACGGGAAAGAAACTGAAGTTGATTCAGTTTCCGATGTTGACTCTGAATTAGTGGGCGCCATTTCAAGTGAAGTCTCAACAGAAGATTTCGGTGGAGCCATGCCATCGGCAGTTGATAACAGCTTATTACCTTCTTTCCCTACCATCGGTAATCAGATCCTAGGATCCTGTGCCGCTTGGGCCATGGGATATTATCAGCACTCACACAATAATGGTCTGGCCATGGGTTGGGTGAATAATACAACTACGGACAACACTCACAAGTGTTCAACCAAGTTTGTGTACAACATGATCAATGATGGTGTTGATGGAGGGGCATACTTTGCGGACGCTCTTTCAGTACTAGAAAAACATGGATGCGTTCCTTGGAATGTTTGGCCAGAAGATACGAACTATCGTGAATGGAACACAAACTTAGACCATCTTCAGACCGCTCTTTCACGCCGAAACAATCCGGCCCAATATATTACGAACGTTGATACGGCCGCGGGTCTTGAGCAGGTAAAACAGCTTTTGAACAACGGCTATGTTCTGACTTACGGAACTTATATTACATCATGGACCTACACTACGATCAAGGCCGATCCAGCTCAGACTTCAAACCCTCTCGCGGGTCAGCAGGTCATGCGCTATATGAACGGCACAGTTGATGGTCACGGGATGACGATTGTTGGATATGATGACAACGCTTGGGTCGACATCAACAATAACAACGTGGTTGATGCCGGCGAGAAAGGTGTTTTAAAAATCGCGAACTCTTTCGGTACTTCATGGAAGAACAAAGGTTATGTCTTCCTTGCTTATGATGCTTTAAAAGCGGTTTCTGCCGTTCAAGGTGGACCAAGTTCAGGACGAGTGGCCGCCTTCATGTCAAATCGCGTTTACCACCAGGTGCCTCGATCAGCGAATGGAGTTGCTTATAAACCAAAATATCTTGCGAAATTTTCTCTTAACCACGCTAGACGAAACCAGCTGGCAGTGAAGTTCGGTTGGTCAACAACTGCCTATAGCTCTGCTACGAGCACTTTTACTCCGTTCATGCTTTATAACAAAGGCGGAGCTTATGCCTTTAACGGGACAACCACTGCGGTGACAAGTACCTTCCTCATGGATATTTCTGACCTGCCTTTCAATGGTTCAGATAATAAGGTTTATTTCACCATGACGGACAATTCGACTGGATACCCTGCCACCCTTTCTTCATTCGAAGTCATGGATGTGGTTAACTCAACTCAGTCTGCTGCCAGTATCCCAACTCCAGTTACGGCCGATGGAGGATCAAAAACTGTTTCAATGAATTACGTTCCCTCTAATGCGAACATGGCACCAGTGGCAAATATGACTGCTTCAGTGACTTCCGGTTATGCTCCACTTGCGGTGAATTTCGATGGTGGGGCCTCATCTGATTCAGATGGCACCATTGCTTCTTATTTTTGGAATTTCGGAGACGGCACGACCGCCTCAGGTGCTTATGTGACGAAGACCTACAACAACTCAGGAAGCTTCACGGCAACTCTGACTGTTACTGATAATGATGGAACAACTTCTAGCACAACCAAGACCATCAATGTTTCTGCGGTCTCAACGACAGACACCACGAAGCCAGTTGTGACTCTTACAAGTCCGGCCAATGGTGCGAAGTACGCTCGCTACGCCACAGTTCCTGCCGCTGCCACTGCGACTGATAACAAGGCAGTTACGAAGGTGATCTTTTATGTAAATGGATTCAAGAAGTGCACAGACTCCACTGCTCCATATACATGTAATTTCTCAATGCCTCGAGGAACAAGCGTTTCAGTGAAGGCACGTGCTTACGATGCCGCTAACAACTACGCCGATTCAAGTACAAATTATATTTCAAATTAA
- a CDS encoding aldehyde dehydrogenase family protein encodes MFQLPKHLPLKFTKSTGKDMDILSPNDGKLLTRAQMGTPQDIEHLLTTMKEAQKSMAALKPFERSKILKDVAHDLKGQVDYLAWVIASEGGKPLKDAKAEAARAVATLELCAEETAGLVGEVVPMERTAAGKDHVAFTMRAPIGPVLAISAFNHPLNLISHQVGCAIASGCAVVLKPASATPISAFLLLEAFERAGLPKDGLRVLNAEVPLVEHLVASPIFDFVSFIGSAKVGWEMRKKIAPGTRMSLEHGGQAAAIVREDADLAPAVTALLKGSYYHAGQVCISTQRIFVHEQMFAAFLNEFKAGAEKLVTGPATDEKTDVGPLIKPAEVERIQKWIGEAEKRGARVVLGNKVSGEQKQYLSPTILTNVPRDTTLMTDEVFGPVVCINSYNDEKELLEYLNSNPYIFESALFTRDISKALRWAQDISTMTFVINNHTAFRVDQMPFGGHKMSGLGMGGVKYQIEEMTRTKQIIMKY; translated from the coding sequence ATGTTTCAACTACCAAAACACCTTCCCCTTAAATTTACCAAATCAACCGGCAAAGATATGGATATCCTTTCCCCTAACGACGGAAAGCTTTTAACTCGCGCCCAGATGGGAACTCCGCAGGACATTGAGCATCTCCTTACAACCATGAAAGAAGCGCAAAAATCCATGGCCGCACTAAAGCCTTTTGAGCGCTCTAAGATATTAAAGGATGTGGCCCATGATCTTAAGGGTCAGGTGGATTATCTTGCTTGGGTCATTGCTTCTGAAGGAGGCAAACCTCTGAAGGACGCTAAGGCGGAAGCGGCCCGTGCGGTGGCAACTCTGGAACTTTGCGCGGAAGAAACTGCGGGTCTCGTAGGTGAAGTCGTTCCGATGGAAAGAACCGCTGCTGGAAAAGATCACGTGGCATTCACTATGCGCGCGCCAATCGGGCCCGTGCTTGCAATCTCGGCCTTCAATCATCCTTTAAATCTCATTTCCCATCAAGTGGGTTGCGCCATCGCCAGTGGCTGTGCGGTGGTTTTGAAACCCGCTTCAGCGACTCCTATCTCCGCCTTCCTGCTTCTCGAAGCTTTTGAGCGCGCTGGACTTCCTAAAGATGGCCTTCGTGTTTTAAATGCCGAAGTTCCTTTGGTGGAACATCTTGTTGCCTCACCTATTTTTGATTTTGTTTCATTTATTGGATCAGCAAAAGTTGGTTGGGAGATGAGAAAGAAAATTGCTCCCGGTACTCGCATGTCACTTGAGCATGGTGGCCAAGCGGCGGCGATTGTTCGTGAAGATGCGGACCTCGCTCCAGCAGTCACGGCTCTTTTAAAAGGTTCTTACTATCACGCGGGCCAGGTTTGTATTTCAACTCAAAGAATTTTTGTCCACGAACAAATGTTCGCTGCATTTTTAAATGAATTCAAAGCTGGTGCAGAGAAATTAGTCACTGGTCCAGCGACTGATGAGAAAACTGATGTGGGTCCTCTGATTAAACCAGCAGAAGTTGAACGCATTCAGAAATGGATTGGCGAAGCTGAGAAAAGAGGCGCACGTGTGGTCTTAGGAAATAAAGTTTCCGGTGAACAAAAACAATATTTGTCCCCTACTATTCTTACCAACGTTCCAAGAGACACCACTCTCATGACTGATGAAGTGTTTGGTCCAGTGGTGTGTATCAATAGCTACAACGATGAAAAAGAACTCCTAGAGTACTTAAACTCTAACCCTTATATTTTTGAATCAGCTCTTTTCACTCGCGACATCTCCAAAGCTCTTCGCTGGGCCCAGGACATTTCAACCATGACTTTTGTAATTAACAATCACACTGCTTTCCGTGTGGATCAAATGCCATTCGGTGGCCACAAGATGTCGGGTCTAGGAATGGGTGGAGTTAAATATCAGATCGAAGAGATGACTCGCACGAAACAGATCATTATGAAGTACTAG
- a CDS encoding alkaline phosphatase D family protein has product MRWIIALILLLSGIDAFSETNNERISSIKELKRFVFGSCNNQNDPQPLWNEMAKVKPDLFIWGGDNVYADKQNKNLKAAFDKQNQIPDYIHFKKKFPFIGIWDDHDFATNNANGHFEYKDRSQKLLLDFLEEPANSPRRKQQGIYTSYTFGKTKFILLDNRYFMDVETHAPMLGGTQWQWLEEELRRSTSKLTFIMAGLSILSPVHPFSDGSWANYPTERDRLLELVEKHRAKGVVFLTGDMHFSSIFHRHGHLEFMSSGMTHRVPQVLWWYLGRRYETSFFGLNYGQVDIQWEGSVPLVTMMIRDRYGNEYHKKTFRFEKNDWFEAPSNSE; this is encoded by the coding sequence ATGCGTTGGATAATCGCTTTGATTTTGCTTCTATCCGGAATCGATGCCTTCTCTGAAACGAACAATGAAAGGATTAGTTCCATTAAGGAATTAAAACGCTTCGTCTTTGGTTCCTGCAACAATCAGAATGATCCTCAACCTCTCTGGAATGAGATGGCGAAAGTAAAACCTGATCTTTTTATCTGGGGTGGAGACAATGTCTATGCCGACAAACAGAATAAAAACTTAAAGGCCGCTTTTGATAAGCAGAATCAAATTCCGGATTACATTCATTTTAAAAAGAAATTTCCCTTCATCGGTATTTGGGACGATCATGACTTCGCCACTAACAATGCTAATGGACACTTCGAGTATAAAGATCGCAGTCAAAAACTCCTCTTGGATTTTTTGGAAGAACCAGCAAACTCACCTCGGCGTAAACAACAGGGCATCTATACCAGTTACACTTTTGGTAAAACGAAATTCATCCTTTTAGATAATCGCTATTTTATGGATGTGGAAACCCATGCTCCAATGTTGGGTGGAACTCAATGGCAGTGGCTCGAAGAAGAACTGAGACGTTCCACTTCAAAACTCACTTTCATCATGGCGGGCCTCTCCATCCTCTCACCAGTGCACCCATTTTCGGATGGATCATGGGCCAACTATCCCACCGAGCGCGATCGCTTGTTAGAATTAGTTGAGAAACATCGAGCAAAGGGAGTTGTTTTCTTAACTGGTGACATGCATTTCTCCAGCATCTTTCATCGTCATGGCCATCTGGAATTTATGTCGAGTGGAATGACTCACAGAGTGCCACAAGTACTCTGGTGGTATTTAGGGCGCCGTTATGAAACCTCTTTCTTTGGTTTAAATTACGGACAAGTCGATATCCAGTGGGAAGGTTCAGTGCCGCTTGTGACCATGATGATTCGTGATCGCTACGGCAACGAGTATCACAAGAAGACATTTCGCTTTGAGAAGAACGATTGGTTCGAAGCACCATCCAATTCTGAGTAA
- a CDS encoding globin family protein, with the protein MTDNEWIYSVVESFYDKAKTDILIGYHFRVIQDFDEHIPRIVTFWELQLLGKASRPIEKPFDIMKPHMPLGIKRGEIGRWLVLFRKTLDEQVALHPEKKPLREQWEKKLVDFEGKFLRFFGF; encoded by the coding sequence ATGACAGATAATGAATGGATCTATTCAGTGGTCGAATCATTCTATGACAAGGCCAAGACTGACATCCTGATTGGTTATCATTTCAGAGTGATTCAAGACTTCGATGAACATATCCCTCGCATTGTGACTTTCTGGGAACTGCAACTTTTAGGCAAGGCCTCGCGTCCGATTGAAAAACCCTTCGACATTATGAAACCCCACATGCCTCTAGGGATTAAGCGAGGTGAAATCGGAAGATGGTTGGTCCTTTTTAGAAAGACCCTTGATGAACAAGTCGCTCTTCATCCAGAGAAAAAACCACTGCGTGAGCAATGGGAAAAGAAGCTTGTGGATTTTGAAGGAAAGTTCTTACGGTTTTTTGGCTTCTAA